In Candidatus Chlorohelix allophototropha, one DNA window encodes the following:
- a CDS encoding WD40 repeat domain-containing serine/threonine protein kinase → MATGEIKQIGPYEVRGVLGKGGMAIVYRCYQPNLNREVAIKVMSARFIDDAATVERFKREAFAIASLHHPNILTVFDTGQFGDVPYIVTELLSGKTLRERLGKPLDLNYASRILLQVASALDYAHENGIVHRDVKPSNVLLDQRDRAVLSDFGIVKLLNDRANMHLTATGIGVGTPEYMSPEQGMGEPLDGRSDQYSLGVMLYEMITGVTPFRADTPIAILMAHVNRPLPDPRQHNSELPPEVVEILYKTLSKNPNDRYKTCTEFAMAFEHAIQNPTLNVPLRSVSPQPDPTISARNLTTGDATMPVDVLKELRQNTPPPPSENLDRLSTQISMHDVSVEPSNNVTRVSEATITPGEATTRLGTPSAGTPIPPPPYANYNNPQTFQPYPTPPGGTPVPPPYFPPQPAKKGRGGVVALVVGIVAVVIIVSVVVIVLVASKGIAGNDTPTAVAITTNSTQTTATTEITQTSATTLPTTTTPEVTTATTSTGITATTTQAPVTTAATPPPVATLAATEAAILSEHSNSVPIAAWSPDGKTLATGSWDNTARLWNSQGKSFATLTGHTGWVVIVAWSPDGKMLATGSLDSTIRLWKADGTFISELKGHSAEVTNIAWSPDGKTLASGSKDYSVRLWSADGKPVATLQGHTNTVVLVTWSPDGKTLASGSWDKTVHLWSAEGKPIATLQGHTGEVSMVAWSPDGKVVASASKDKTVRLWSAEGKAIATLTGHSDEVYTLAWSPDSKYLASSSGDKSIRLWNEDGKYLLSFNGHQGPVYTLAWSPDSKYLASGSGDKTARIWNPEGKELAVLNGHTDLISTVIWSPDGKSLVTCSYDKTARIWKI, encoded by the coding sequence ATGGCAACGGGCGAAATCAAACAAATCGGACCTTACGAAGTAAGAGGAGTGCTAGGCAAAGGAGGCATGGCGATAGTGTATCGCTGCTACCAGCCAAACCTTAATCGTGAAGTTGCAATAAAAGTGATGTCTGCCCGTTTTATTGACGACGCTGCAACAGTTGAGCGTTTCAAGCGAGAAGCGTTTGCCATCGCCAGTTTGCACCATCCCAATATCCTGACAGTGTTTGATACCGGGCAATTTGGAGATGTACCCTATATTGTAACCGAACTGTTGAGCGGCAAAACCTTGCGCGAAAGGCTCGGTAAGCCGCTTGATTTGAATTATGCTTCACGTATTTTGCTACAGGTCGCCAGCGCGCTGGATTATGCGCATGAGAACGGGATTGTACATCGCGATGTAAAACCCAGCAATGTGCTGCTTGACCAACGCGACCGAGCGGTATTGAGCGATTTCGGAATCGTAAAATTGCTCAACGACCGCGCTAATATGCATCTAACAGCTACCGGAATCGGCGTTGGAACCCCTGAATACATGAGTCCTGAACAGGGCATGGGCGAGCCGTTGGACGGTAGAAGCGATCAGTATTCGCTAGGTGTTATGCTCTACGAAATGATAACGGGAGTGACACCCTTCCGCGCCGATACGCCCATCGCCATCCTAATGGCGCATGTAAATCGCCCATTGCCTGACCCACGCCAGCACAATTCTGAGCTTCCACCGGAAGTGGTTGAAATTCTTTACAAGACTCTTTCCAAAAACCCGAATGACCGCTACAAAACTTGCACCGAGTTTGCGATGGCGTTTGAGCATGCCATTCAAAATCCGACCCTGAATGTACCGCTCAGATCAGTTTCACCCCAACCAGACCCAACCATCAGCGCGCGCAACCTCACAACGGGCGATGCTACTATGCCCGTTGATGTATTGAAGGAATTGAGGCAAAATACGCCTCCGCCTCCTTCCGAAAACCTTGATAGGCTTTCTACTCAGATTTCTATGCATGATGTGTCAGTAGAACCTTCTAATAATGTCACGCGCGTAAGTGAAGCAACTATAACGCCCGGTGAAGCAACCACCCGTTTGGGTACACCGTCCGCGGGTACGCCAATTCCGCCGCCACCTTATGCAAACTATAACAACCCTCAAACTTTCCAGCCTTACCCAACACCGCCCGGCGGCACACCCGTTCCCCCACCTTATTTCCCGCCGCAACCCGCTAAAAAAGGCCGAGGAGGGGTGGTTGCATTGGTTGTAGGGATTGTGGCAGTAGTTATCATAGTCAGTGTGGTGGTAATTGTGCTGGTCGCGTCCAAAGGAATAGCAGGCAACGATACCCCCACAGCAGTTGCTATAACCACCAATTCGACTCAGACTACTGCTACAACGGAGATTACCCAAACTAGCGCAACAACTCTACCCACTACGACAACTCCAGAGGTCACTACCGCCACAACCTCTACCGGTATTACCGCTACAACAACCCAAGCGCCAGTTACTACCGCCGCCACTCCGCCTCCGGTCGCAACATTAGCAGCAACGGAGGCAGCCATATTGAGCGAGCATAGTAACTCCGTGCCAATAGCGGCATGGTCGCCCGATGGCAAAACGCTAGCGACCGGTTCGTGGGATAATACGGCGCGTTTGTGGAATTCGCAAGGCAAATCTTTTGCAACCCTCACCGGGCATACCGGCTGGGTAGTGATTGTGGCATGGTCGCCCGATGGCAAAATGCTAGCAACTGGTTCGCTGGACAGCACAATCAGGCTCTGGAAAGCGGACGGCACTTTCATAAGTGAATTAAAAGGACACAGCGCAGAAGTAACCAATATTGCGTGGTCGCCCGATGGCAAAACTTTAGCTTCCGGCTCGAAAGATTACAGTGTGCGCCTGTGGAGCGCGGATGGCAAGCCCGTAGCAACTTTGCAAGGACATACCAATACGGTAGTGTTAGTTACTTGGTCGCCCGATGGCAAAACATTGGCTTCCGGCTCATGGGATAAAACCGTCCATTTGTGGAGCGCAGAGGGCAAGCCGATAGCAACTTTGCAAGGGCATACTGGTGAAGTAAGTATGGTAGCGTGGTCGCCCGATGGTAAAGTGGTGGCATCCGCTTCAAAAGACAAAACTGTGCGCTTGTGGAGCGCCGAAGGGAAAGCCATTGCAACCCTCACCGGGCATAGTGATGAGGTTTATACGCTGGCGTGGTCGCCCGATAGTAAATATCTCGCTTCTAGTTCGGGTGATAAATCAATCCGGTTGTGGAATGAGGACGGAAAATACCTACTCAGCTTTAATGGACATCAAGGTCCGGTCTATACGCTAGCGTGGTCGCCTGATAGTAAATACCTCGCTTCCGGTTCAGGCGATAAAACCGCCCGTATCTGGAATCCTGAAGGCAAAGAACTGGCAGTTTTGAACGGGCATACCGACCTGATCAGTA